The Echinicola rosea genome has a segment encoding these proteins:
- a CDS encoding PKD domain-containing protein, which translates to MKNSKRYFFLYTILLAAGFILATVAAYALVEKWHRPLIANELAIPIADFEFDTDVQCSMNDIAFTDLSTGDIVSYEWEFGDPNAGELNVSNEQNPVHQFVGTPGTATETFTVSLTVTEADGSQSTATQEITLNQAPSLAVGTEQDDVDFDDLQYVIICENDDSQFTFYNQSTTQETNVSYTLDWGDGSEPFTGTEWTELSHGYSMGVYRLTYSVTGPNGCTATEEYGIFVGSNPAVGLGNPGNTNVCGGQTLTFPITGTENNPTGTMYTVDYSDGSPPEIFSHPPPASVTHTFEESSCGVNSGSFPNSYSVSITASNPCSASAAVVSPIYVSEIPDPEFDAPEEPVCVDAPIPIQNLTEFGGEVTTNGQCEDLGIFVWEISPATGWELPEGTLGTQINPDAPNSWTNGSEIINPVFSEAGTYTIRLITGNRCGINEEVKTICVNEIPQPAFELSNTSGCGPLSVTTTNTSFVDTSCGEDAIYNWSVQYQGEFCGTGSDWEFAEGSDQNAPSPTFNFNGSGRYTINLSMITNCGTFSTSEEVEVYAPPVVELAPIPSVCEPTVITPQATVEGCDNGDVTYQWTFVGGTPSSSTSADPGEIDFGTPGEKSITLAVSSGCGTTSKTVSFSFDLPPVANAGEDGTICLGETIDLAAQITDTENLSFQWSSANNTPITDANSPAATASPTASTVFTLLVTDTETGCTSTDEVAVTVEPAPAITFSQSDQVICSGETTTPVILSSDPGTTLEWTADYGPVTGGTASGSTEIPAQPLINQTNTPAEVTITAMITSSTQGACAVQPATYTITVQPELAHQDAALEICNGETFSYLPENHIPGASYSWEILDADQINGASNNTEPAASIGQSLINTGNSAASATYQITPIRGACNGAPFLLTVTVIPSSNLTLTSTEQAICSGGTSQGVTISSNIPDATFSWTALANGVEGVVPSGNSATIPPMALTNPTDTPVDVVISVSSTAQSQGDCAANNLTHTITVYPDIVIQADISDVSGFPISCLGANDGQIEATISGGDGQYSYEWTGPNGFTSSAPLLEGLEAGTYQLTVQDGTGCASTASYTLEEPSQVQVNLVGSTPVYCAGEATGTIVIEASGGNPNVPYTYEWQKDGQPYPATGASISNLPAGTYAVTVLNGENCPTNFSAISITEPDSPLTIGYQKEDISCYGANDGSLTLDIQGGVAPYTVSWDFGSSQLAFTDLGPDTYTVTVEDQAGCIKTENITIEDAPIFQVTPQVNQISCSGANDGSIRLDLQQSDLDYSIRWDHGPELESLFNLSPGTYGVSIEQADGCSIRQEFNILEPSPLVIESQITDAIDCTDPQSGNISIGISGGTPPYSITWSNGATTTDLSGLTAGQYEVNVTDNAGCSVVRLMEIKRPSPITVNNIRDTRVSCETNQVTEEITLSVTGGTPPYAINWSGGEVTDGGLKMTTTESGLFIADITDGSGCVVSESFAVENPPTLVDAAVNSEAFATHNAHLAHFEVAFQSLSSGNITGYFWDFGDGSSSTEENPRHIYKSAGNYLATLLVTDSFGCTSETTLNVEVTDHFVMMPNVFSPNGDGLNDHFFPKFRLIAELEFMVLNKWGEVIYRTEDLNALGWDGTVNGTPADAGNYVYKLNFTTLDGRKDSMTDVFMLLK; encoded by the coding sequence ATGAAAAACTCAAAACGGTACTTTTTTCTGTACACTATTTTACTAGCTGCAGGATTTATTCTGGCAACAGTGGCAGCCTATGCGCTGGTGGAAAAGTGGCACCGCCCCCTCATAGCAAACGAATTAGCTATTCCCATTGCGGATTTTGAGTTCGATACCGACGTCCAATGTAGCATGAATGACATTGCCTTTACAGACTTATCCACGGGAGATATCGTTTCTTACGAGTGGGAATTTGGCGACCCCAACGCCGGGGAGCTAAACGTATCCAATGAGCAAAACCCTGTACACCAATTTGTCGGAACCCCTGGAACGGCCACGGAAACCTTCACGGTATCCCTGACTGTCACCGAAGCAGATGGCAGCCAAAGCACCGCCACGCAGGAAATCACGCTTAACCAAGCCCCTTCCTTGGCAGTTGGGACCGAACAGGACGATGTGGACTTTGATGACCTACAATACGTCATCATTTGTGAAAATGATGATTCCCAATTCACCTTTTACAACCAATCCACCACCCAAGAAACCAATGTTTCCTACACACTGGACTGGGGAGACGGTTCTGAACCTTTTACGGGTACGGAATGGACAGAGCTCTCCCATGGCTATAGCATGGGGGTTTACAGGCTCACCTATTCCGTTACCGGCCCCAACGGCTGCACCGCTACAGAAGAATATGGGATTTTTGTGGGATCCAATCCCGCTGTAGGGCTGGGCAATCCCGGCAACACCAATGTCTGTGGGGGGCAAACCCTCACTTTTCCCATCACCGGAACAGAGAACAATCCCACGGGAACCATGTACACGGTGGATTATTCCGATGGTTCTCCACCAGAAATTTTTAGCCACCCACCTCCAGCATCGGTTACCCACACCTTCGAAGAATCGTCCTGCGGGGTAAACAGCGGCAGCTTTCCCAACTCCTACTCTGTCAGCATCACCGCATCCAATCCCTGTTCGGCATCGGCTGCGGTGGTATCGCCAATATATGTTTCAGAAATCCCCGATCCTGAATTTGATGCACCGGAAGAACCTGTCTGTGTAGATGCCCCCATCCCTATCCAAAACCTCACGGAATTTGGTGGAGAAGTAACCACTAATGGGCAATGTGAAGATTTAGGGATTTTTGTTTGGGAAATCAGCCCAGCAACCGGCTGGGAACTTCCCGAAGGTACTTTGGGAACCCAAATCAACCCAGACGCACCTAATTCCTGGACCAATGGTTCCGAAATCATCAACCCGGTCTTTTCGGAAGCCGGCACCTATACCATCCGGCTGATCACCGGAAACCGCTGCGGCATCAATGAAGAGGTCAAAACAATCTGTGTAAACGAAATTCCGCAACCTGCATTTGAGCTAAGTAACACAAGTGGGTGCGGTCCCCTGTCGGTCACCACCACCAATACCTCCTTTGTAGATACCAGTTGTGGAGAAGATGCGATCTACAACTGGTCAGTGCAGTACCAAGGTGAGTTTTGTGGCACTGGCTCCGACTGGGAATTTGCTGAGGGATCTGACCAAAATGCTCCCAGTCCCACGTTTAATTTTAATGGCTCAGGGCGCTACACTATTAACCTGAGCATGATCACCAATTGTGGCACTTTTTCCACCAGTGAGGAAGTAGAAGTCTATGCCCCACCGGTGGTAGAGCTCGCTCCTATCCCTAGTGTTTGCGAACCTACCGTCATCACCCCCCAAGCGACAGTAGAAGGCTGTGACAATGGTGATGTCACCTATCAATGGACATTTGTGGGCGGTACGCCGTCCTCCTCCACGAGCGCTGATCCCGGGGAAATTGATTTTGGAACACCTGGAGAGAAATCCATCACCCTGGCTGTTTCCTCTGGTTGTGGAACGACATCGAAGACAGTATCCTTCTCCTTCGACCTTCCTCCGGTGGCCAATGCCGGTGAAGACGGCACCATTTGCCTCGGTGAGACCATCGACCTGGCGGCTCAAATAACCGACACCGAAAACCTCAGCTTCCAATGGTCCAGCGCCAACAACACCCCCATCACCGATGCCAATTCCCCTGCGGCCACTGCCAGCCCTACGGCAAGCACGGTATTTACGTTGCTTGTCACGGATACCGAGACAGGATGTACTTCCACGGATGAAGTGGCCGTGACAGTGGAGCCAGCCCCTGCCATCACCTTTTCCCAATCTGACCAAGTGATCTGCTCTGGGGAAACCACCACACCCGTAATCCTCAGTTCTGATCCGGGCACGACCTTAGAATGGACAGCGGATTATGGCCCCGTGACGGGAGGAACTGCCAGTGGCTCCACTGAAATCCCTGCACAACCCCTCATTAACCAGACCAATACGCCTGCAGAAGTCACTATAACAGCTATGATCACTTCTTCCACCCAAGGAGCCTGTGCTGTCCAACCAGCTACCTATACCATCACGGTTCAGCCAGAACTGGCTCATCAAGATGCCGCATTAGAGATCTGTAATGGAGAAACGTTCAGCTACTTACCTGAAAACCATATCCCCGGAGCTAGTTATAGCTGGGAGATACTGGATGCTGACCAGATCAATGGAGCCAGCAACAACACTGAGCCTGCGGCGTCCATTGGCCAGTCACTGATCAATACAGGCAATTCAGCTGCAAGTGCTACCTATCAAATCACTCCAATTCGGGGCGCGTGCAATGGGGCTCCATTCTTGCTTACTGTCACGGTCATTCCTTCTTCCAACCTCACACTCACCAGTACAGAACAAGCCATCTGCAGTGGTGGCACCAGTCAAGGGGTCACGATTTCAAGCAACATCCCCGATGCCACGTTCAGCTGGACTGCTTTGGCAAATGGTGTAGAGGGAGTGGTACCTTCTGGCAATTCCGCCACCATTCCTCCCATGGCATTGACAAACCCCACTGACACCCCTGTCGATGTGGTCATTTCGGTCAGCAGTACTGCCCAGTCCCAAGGCGACTGTGCTGCCAATAACCTCACCCATACCATCACGGTCTATCCTGACATTGTCATTCAAGCAGACATCTCGGACGTTAGCGGGTTCCCGATCAGTTGCCTTGGAGCAAACGACGGACAGATCGAAGCCACCATTTCTGGAGGCGACGGGCAGTATAGCTATGAATGGACCGGCCCTAATGGCTTTACTTCCTCAGCTCCCCTCCTAGAAGGCCTGGAGGCAGGTACTTACCAGCTTACCGTTCAGGATGGGACGGGTTGTGCGAGCACGGCTTCCTACACCTTGGAAGAACCTTCCCAGGTACAGGTGAATTTAGTGGGATCCACTCCCGTTTACTGTGCCGGAGAGGCCACTGGCACTATTGTAATAGAAGCTAGCGGAGGCAACCCCAATGTGCCATACACTTATGAATGGCAAAAAGACGGACAGCCCTATCCTGCTACTGGGGCGAGCATCAGTAATTTGCCCGCAGGAACATACGCTGTTACGGTGCTCAATGGGGAAAATTGTCCTACGAACTTCAGTGCAATATCCATTACCGAACCGGACAGCCCCCTGACGATTGGGTACCAAAAAGAGGACATCTCCTGCTATGGTGCAAATGACGGTTCCTTAACCTTGGACATCCAAGGCGGCGTGGCTCCTTACACGGTCTCATGGGATTTTGGATCTTCACAACTGGCCTTCACTGACCTTGGCCCGGACACCTATACGGTAACCGTTGAAGACCAAGCTGGTTGTATCAAAACCGAAAACATTACCATAGAGGACGCCCCGATTTTCCAAGTAACCCCTCAAGTAAATCAAATCTCATGTTCCGGAGCAAATGATGGCAGTATTCGCCTAGACCTTCAGCAGAGTGACCTTGATTACTCCATCCGATGGGATCATGGCCCTGAACTCGAAAGCCTCTTCAATCTCTCACCCGGTACCTACGGCGTATCCATCGAACAAGCTGATGGATGCAGCATCCGTCAGGAATTCAACATCCTGGAACCATCCCCATTGGTCATCGAAAGTCAAATTACTGACGCCATCGACTGTACTGACCCGCAAAGCGGGAATATCTCTATTGGCATTTCTGGTGGCACTCCTCCCTATTCCATCACTTGGAGCAATGGCGCCACTACTACCGACCTTAGCGGACTTACTGCCGGACAATACGAAGTCAATGTCACCGATAACGCTGGCTGTAGTGTCGTTCGCCTTATGGAAATCAAACGGCCATCTCCGATCACGGTCAACAATATCAGGGATACAAGGGTCTCCTGTGAGACAAATCAAGTAACCGAAGAAATCACACTATCCGTCACAGGTGGGACTCCTCCATACGCCATCAATTGGTCCGGCGGAGAGGTCACTGATGGAGGGCTTAAAATGACCACGACCGAATCAGGACTCTTCATCGCAGACATCACAGACGGCAGTGGCTGTGTGGTAAGTGAATCCTTTGCTGTCGAAAATCCCCCGACCCTAGTGGATGCAGCAGTAAACTCTGAGGCCTTTGCTACGCACAATGCCCATTTGGCACATTTTGAAGTAGCCTTCCAAAGCCTCTCTTCCGGTAACATCACCGGTTATTTTTGGGACTTTGGCGATGGCAGTTCCAGTACGGAAGAAAATCCCAGACACATTTATAAAAGCGCCGGGAACTACCTAGCTACATTGCTGGTCACAGATTCCTTTGGCTGTACTTCGGAAACCACGCTAAACGTAGAGGTAACGGACCATTTTGTCATGATGCCCAACGTATTCTCGCCAAATGGGGACGGACTGAACGATCATTTCTTTCCGAAATTCCGGTTGATCGCCGAACTGGAATTTATGGTACTGAACAAGTGGGGAGAGGTCATTTACCGCACGGAGGACCTGAATGCCCTTGGATGGGACGGCACCGTCAATGGCACACCCGCGGATGCAGGCAACTATGTGTACAAACTGAACTTTACGACGCTGGATGGCCGTAAGGACTCGATGACTGATGTATTTATGCTCTTAAAATGA
- a CDS encoding FUSC family protein, whose amino-acid sequence MAFFKPIELKSFIFGQYFTDGVKMTLGVLLPAVVFSLLGDFRTGISISLGAFLVSISDSTGPLEHRRTGMLASCGFVFLSALVTGVLNKYPILMGVEIAVFGFVFAMFTVYGTRAAAVGAGALLGMAISMDPHKTASAFWLYALMVLIGGIWYTLLSLSIMQIRPYRVAQQALGESVLKVAEFLKHKAAFYAIDTDVEANYRKLAAIQVSVNEHQDSVREILYKTRKRVGESISSGQLLLVIFVDMVDIFEQMMASHYDYKRLQELYGQYPVLHDFRRGIQLVAEELSRLGYALINNEKPKHPHYPIDFLAGLRSQIESLEKTGVKCLMLRKIYANLASITARIDDIYNYFYEDKLTFISQTREQSLSKFVGHQSFSLKLIVDNLSLESNVFRHALRLSVTCLLGYLISLQLSLGNHSYWVVLTILVILRPGFSLTKRRNTQRILGTLIGGLTGVLILYLVPDFTMRFVFLVLFMVLAYSFLRIRYFLAVLFMTPFIFIVYAFLYPESNFLIVRERIIDTVLGSGLAYLASNFFLPSWEYTGFKQMSAKVLKANLEYFAMIISRFDPTAFDEVAYRLARRKMYLQSANLSAAFQRMLDEPKSKQKNKQDLHQFVVLNHILSSYFSTLSSSLVRSDVVLSSHDQVVKIKRIRNYLMRSLEHLGEASDELDFSILDREDSLLKTTNTAEISLLTEQLQLIQKTCSDLEKLSRKVMSH is encoded by the coding sequence ATGGCTTTTTTCAAACCTATAGAATTAAAGAGTTTTATTTTTGGACAATATTTCACGGATGGCGTGAAAATGACGCTTGGTGTATTGTTGCCAGCTGTCGTATTTTCGTTATTAGGTGATTTTAGGACAGGGATTAGTATTTCACTTGGTGCTTTTTTGGTGAGTATTTCTGACAGCACAGGACCTTTGGAGCACCGGAGGACAGGGATGTTGGCGAGTTGTGGTTTTGTGTTTCTGAGTGCCTTGGTGACAGGGGTGCTGAATAAATATCCCATATTGATGGGGGTTGAGATAGCCGTTTTCGGTTTTGTGTTTGCGATGTTTACCGTGTATGGCACCCGGGCTGCTGCTGTTGGAGCGGGAGCATTGCTTGGAATGGCCATTTCGATGGATCCCCATAAGACAGCCTCCGCGTTTTGGCTGTATGCGTTGATGGTTTTGATTGGCGGAATATGGTACACTTTGCTGAGTTTATCCATTATGCAAATCAGGCCTTACCGGGTGGCCCAACAGGCCTTGGGCGAAAGTGTGCTGAAGGTGGCGGAGTTTTTAAAGCACAAGGCGGCTTTTTATGCCATTGATACCGATGTGGAGGCCAACTACCGAAAGTTGGCCGCCATTCAAGTAAGCGTCAATGAACACCAGGACAGCGTGCGGGAGATACTTTATAAAACCCGAAAGCGGGTGGGAGAGTCCATTAGTTCAGGACAGTTGCTATTGGTGATATTCGTGGATATGGTGGATATTTTTGAGCAAATGATGGCTTCCCACTACGACTATAAAAGGCTTCAGGAACTATATGGCCAATATCCGGTGCTACATGATTTTAGACGTGGGATCCAGTTGGTGGCAGAGGAGCTTTCCAGGCTCGGCTATGCCTTGATCAATAATGAAAAACCCAAGCACCCCCACTATCCCATTGATTTTTTGGCTGGGCTCCGGAGCCAAATTGAATCGTTGGAAAAGACAGGTGTAAAATGCCTGATGCTTCGTAAAATCTATGCTAATTTGGCTTCAATTACGGCACGAATAGATGATATCTACAATTATTTCTATGAAGACAAGCTGACCTTTATTTCCCAGACGCGTGAACAGAGTCTTTCCAAATTTGTAGGGCATCAAAGTTTCTCCTTGAAGTTGATCGTCGATAATTTATCCCTTGAATCTAATGTCTTTCGCCATGCGCTTCGGCTTTCGGTGACGTGTTTGTTGGGGTATTTGATTTCCCTCCAGCTCTCCTTGGGAAATCACAGTTACTGGGTGGTGTTGACGATATTGGTGATCCTGAGGCCGGGGTTTAGTTTGACCAAACGAAGAAACACGCAGCGGATTTTAGGGACACTGATAGGAGGACTTACAGGAGTGCTTATTTTGTACCTAGTGCCGGATTTCACCATGAGGTTTGTCTTCTTGGTTTTGTTTATGGTGTTGGCCTATAGCTTTCTCCGGATCAGGTATTTCTTGGCAGTATTGTTTATGACGCCCTTTATTTTTATCGTGTATGCTTTCTTATACCCTGAATCCAATTTTCTGATCGTCAGGGAACGGATCATTGATACGGTGCTGGGATCTGGATTGGCCTACCTGGCGAGCAATTTTTTCCTGCCCAGCTGGGAATACACAGGATTTAAGCAAATGTCAGCAAAGGTGTTGAAAGCGAACTTGGAATACTTCGCCATGATCATCAGTAGGTTTGATCCTACTGCGTTCGATGAAGTGGCTTATCGGTTGGCAAGAAGGAAGATGTACCTCCAGTCGGCAAATTTGTCAGCAGCTTTTCAGCGGATGCTGGATGAACCAAAGAGCAAACAGAAGAATAAGCAGGACTTGCACCAGTTTGTGGTGCTGAACCACATCCTTTCCTCTTACTTTTCCACGCTTTCTTCTAGCTTGGTGCGTTCGGATGTGGTACTGTCTTCCCATGATCAGGTCGTAAAGATCAAGCGGATCCGTAATTACCTGATGAGAAGTCTAGAGCATTTGGGTGAAGCCAGTGATGAGTTGGATTTTTCGATATTGGACCGTGAAGATAGCTTGCTTAAAACGACCAATACCGCCGAAATTTCACTCCTTACCGAGCAACTCCAGTTGATTCAGAAAACCTGTTCGGATTTGGAAAAACTTAGCCGAAAAGTGATGTCACATTGA